One Pseudoalteromonas rubra genomic window, AGACTTTGCTCGATAGCAATCAACTCTCACTTACCGAGCTTGGCCGGAATATGAAGGGCCCTGTCGCTGCTAAGCACAATATCAAGCGCATGGACCGGCTGCTTGGCAACACAGCCATGCATAACGACCGACTTGCTATTTACCGCTTCCATGCGCGCCTGATATGTGGCGCTAATCCCATGCCTATTTTGCTGGTCGACTGGGCAGATGTGCGTGAGCAACTGCGGCTGATGACGTTACGTGCTTCCGTCAGCATTCAGGGACGCTCAATGATAGTGTATGAACGTACCTTCACGTTTGCTCAATACAACTCACCTAAGTCCCATCAGCTGTTCCTTGACGAACTTGCCAGCATCCTGCCTGATAAATGTATTCCACTCATCGTGACCGATGCTGGCTATCGAAATACCTGGTTTAGACAGGTCGATAAAAAAGGTTGGTTCTGGCTCGGACGGGTGCGTGGCAAAGTCACTTATCAGCATCAAAACAGTGAAGATTGGCATGTAAATCAGGCTCTTTATCCATCAGCTACTCCCCGTGGTCGTTATATTGGAGAAGTAAAGCTTGGCCGAAAAAGCCCAATTAGCTGCCATCTTCATTTATATAAAGCCAAACAAAAAGGCCGTACTGACAGGCGCTCATCAAAAGCAGGCAGGCATCATACCGCCCAAAAAAGTTATCGAACTGGCAGTAAGGAGCCTTGGCTATTAGCCACTAACCTGCCCGCAGAATTGTTCAAACCCAAACGTGTCGTCTCACTTTACGCCAAACGTATGCAAATCGAAGAAAGCTTTCGAGACCTGAAAAGCCCCCAATACGGGATGGGTCTGCGGCATAGTAAAAGTCGATGCCCCAACCGGCTCGATATATTGTTATTACTCTCTTTGCTGGCGACCATTATTCTCTGGTGGATAGGCCTGTATGCCCAACACTCAAATTGGCAACGAAAGTTCCAGGCAAATACCATCAGAGATCGTGCTGTGCTGTCGACTGTCAGGCTCGGCAAAGAGGTTAGGCGACGAAGCGATTATGTTATGACGGGGAAGCAGCTGCGCTGGGCTATACGTGAATACGTGCGCTTGATACATCTGCTCGGGAGGCCTCAATTATGAGGGGATCCCCCAGTGCCCCGGTATATTGAATAAAATTGGACGCCGAAAAAGAGGCTCCTTCCCACACTCAAATAAATTTAATTGGCAATTATTTAGGAAATGAGACACTTGCTAGAATCATTATCAACATCTGAGTTAACAGGGATCGCAGCTTTGGCTGTAGCCTGTGGCGCTCTAATTATTGCATACCGTCAATATTCGATTTCAAAGACTCAGGCACGGGACATTCACGCGAAGAATCAGTATATGGGTTACTTGAAACTAGCATTTGAACATCCGAAATATGCATTGGCAAGTTATCCAGAAAACTCACCTCGTTACTTCGAATTTTATCGTAATCGAGATGAGTACACTCGATACGAATTTTATGTGTCGAACCTTATATTTGCAGTGGAACAAATTTTGGAGTTGGCAGACTGGAATCAATCTTGGGAAGACACGGTTGTAGATCAGCTAAAATATCATGCAATTTACTTAGATTCTTGTGACTTTCCAGAGGAACACACGGATAAGCGCCTTCTAAGAATGCGAGAAAAAGCTATTGAGCTATATCTCGGGGATGGGGGGAAACTTGATAGAGATTGGGAAAATTAAAGCTAACAAACGCTTAAGCCACAAAGGACGCAAAGCCGATTTGCGTCCTTTTGTCGTTATTTAGCTTGCTCAGCAGCGCCGGTTGAGCGAGGCGTAATAGGGTTGGTATAAAAGATATCTTGAGGTTTATTAGCCTGAACAACGGCACAAATGACGACTGCTCTTGACTTCACTAACACCAGTCCACTATGAATACCCCAGCGCCAGTACTGCGCAGCACCCAGGTTGCGTCTGGCGATTGTGCAAAGACAAACGTCCCTGATGGGCCTCAATGATCTGCTGGCAAAGTACCAGACCAATACCTGAGCCTTGTTGCTTGGTGCTGTAAAAGGGCACGAATAAGTTGTCGGTGTTTTTTATGCCAGTGCCATTGTCGCAAATGGTAATGCGCACTTGCTGATTGATAAGCTGCCAGTCAATCTCTATCTGGCAGTTGACATTGGCTTGCTCTGCGGCATCGCAGGCATTCTTAAACAGGTTGATAAACAGCTGCTCAAATTGTACCGGGTCGACGCAGAGCGACAGGTCATGTGCATTGAGCAGATTGAATTCACACTGTGGAAAGAGCTTCTGGCAATTAGCGATAAGCGCGTGTAGTGAGCAGGTTTTGCGCTCTGGCTCTGGCAGTCGGGCCAGTTGATTATAGCTTTCGATGAACTTACTGAGCTCGCTGGCGCGATGCTGAATAAAGTTTAAGTTCTCGGTGAGTGGTGCCTGAATGGCCGGCTCACAGCGTTTGTTGACAATTTTTACTAAGGTTTGCGAAATAGAGGTGATCGGAGAGAGTGAGTTGTTTATCTCATGGCTCATTACTCTGATCAGCCTTTGCCAGGCGTGGCGCTCTTCGCTACGCAATAAAGAGTGCACATCGGTAATAAACAGCAGTTTATAAGCTTTGCCTTCACTTAGGTATTTTTCTGCATGCACATTGTAGCGCTTGGTTTGCAGTGCCACGGGCAGCTCAATTACCTGGCTATGCCCGGACGCCAGTTGGCTGACTGCGGCCAGTGCCTTAGGGAGGGCCTGTTTTGTATGAGTGTCATCCAGTGCGAACAGAGCTTGTGCAGCAGGGTTAGACAGCGCAATGGTCTGCTGGTCGTCAATGGCTAAAATCGCCACATCGATATGCTCAAGTACGGTTTGCACCAGCTGTTGAGATTCCGCTGATTGCCAGCGCTGTGTACTTAAACGTTCGGCAAGCCGATTGATGGCATTAAACAGAGGCGTTAGTTCATTTTCATGGGCGCCTGTGTGTGCTCTGAGTGTGTAGTCACCTTGCGCGAGGGCCTCTACCAAATTGGTTTGGGTGCGCAGCTGGTACACCACTTTTTGTTTGATATACAAGGTACTCCAGGTCAGCACTATCACGCCCAGCAATGCGCACAGCGCCACCAGCCACACCGATATGTCGGTGAGCAACATAGTGATAATGAGTAAAAAGAGCAAAGGTACCGCACTGGCAAGATACAAATAGCAGAGCTGAGATTCGTATGACGCTGACTTAGGCATAAGTGTTATTTACCTGTTTTATTTAAACGCCGGTAAAAGGTACTGCGGCTCAGCCCTAAGGAGTGCGCAGCGGCAACGGCATCCCCCTGAAAGTGCGACATACGGCGTTCCAGGGCTTTTTGCTCTAGCTCTGCAAGGGTCATTAGTGGTTCCTGCTCTGTGCCCTCAGTGAATACGGCGCTCTGGCGTGGCTGCTGCGAAGGTAAATTGAGGTGCGTCACATCAATTTGCTCAGTGGGCGCCAGAATGTGTGCTCGCTCCATCAGGTGAGCCAGCTCTCTGACATTGCCGGGCCAGTGGTATGCTTGCAGGGCACTTTGTGCTTGCGGCGTTAAAACACGCCCCTGTGCCGCGTACTTATCAATTGAGCGTCTCAAAAAGTGCTGCGCCAGCGGCAGGATATCGGCCTGACGTTCTCGCAAAGGTGGAATATGTACCTGCACGGTATTAATGCGATATAGCAGATCTTTTCGAAAACTACCTTCGTGCACGGCGTCGTCCAGGTTGGCATTGGTGGCGGTAATTAAACGAATATTGACTGACTGTGTTTTACTGGCACCGACTTTTTCAAATTGCCTTTCTTCGAGTACGCGCAGAAGCTTGGCTTGCTGAGAGTAGGGGGTATTGGCAATTTCATCTAAAAACAGCGAACCCTCATCGGCCAGCTCAAAGCGGCCAATGCGGTGCGACTTGGCATCGGTAAAAGCGCCTTTTATATGGCCAAACATCTCGCTTTCGAATAAGTTTTCGCTGACTGCGCCCATATTTACACTGATCAGCTGCTCGTCTTTTCGGGGCGATAAATCATGTAAATACCGCGCAAACAGGCTTTTTCCTGTGCCATTTTCTCCCGTCAGCAGCACACTGACATCGCTTTTGGCCACCTGAGACAAAGTCGACAGAACCTGTTTGATGGGCTCGGAATGGGCAATCAGGCCTGATAAAACACCCAGCTCATTTTGTAGCAGCTGATTGTGAACGGCTAATTTTTGGGTGCGTTTATGGGCTTTTGCAAGCTGTAGCTGGGTGCGAATGATCGTCAGTAACCGCTCGTTTTCCCATGGCTTTTGAACAAAGTCATTGGCACCCAGTTGCATCGCTTTAACTGCAATCTCAATACTCCCCCAACCGGTAATGGCAATGATTGGCAAATGTTCATCGTCCGCTCTAATTTGCTCTATCAATGCCAGCCCTTCCTGGGCGGAGGTGGTATCCTGAGTAAAGTTTAAATCCGAGATCAGTAAGCTAACGGTATGCCGCTTGAGTAGTTGTGTTGCCTGATCTGGCGAACTGGCTTGTAAACTGGCGTAGCCTTCTTCCAGCAACAGCAGGCTCAATGCATGCCTGATACCTTCATCGTCATCAAGAATTAAAATTGGGTCGTTCATAAATGTGTGTTATCAACCGCTTAAGTGAACTCAGTGTACAACAAAAGCGCAGCGAATATGTAAAAAGCTGCGCTTAGTTGCGGGTGTATTAGTGGTTATGGAGCGTGTTCGCTGGTTCATTGCTGAGTGCACGTTGCGTTGGCAGATAGGTTGCCAGCAATACCACCAGGCTAAGTACGCCAGTGAGTACGACCGCGGTTACTGCAACATCGAAGAACTCAACGCCAATGGGCACCGACATGGCGTATCCCAGCGCTAAGCCGATTGCCAGTCCGGGCACGGCACCGAGCAGCAACTGCATGGTACCTGAGAGTAAAAACTCAACGGTGATGCGATTTTCGCTGGCGCCGAGTGCGCGTTTTACTCCTATCTCCTGAGTGCGCTGCGAAATGGTGTTGGCCATTACCCCGTAAATGCCGCTGGCAGCCAGTAACAGCGAAGCTAAACCAAACAGCATAAATACGCCCCCTACAAACCTGAGTGGTGCAACACGTTGCGTGAGGCGAGCATCCAAAGTGGCGATATTGAACACCGGCAGCTGCGGGTCAATCCGGTTAATCACTCGGGTTAGTGCGGCTTTAGCACTTTGTGTGTCGCTTTGCAGTTGCACACTGATGAAAACAGAGGCGCGCGGCGATTGCGCAAAAGGCAGATAGACAGACGGAGTCCGCATTGCTTTATCTCTGTTAGGCATGGTTTGTACGACATGTTTAACAACACCAACAATCGTAAACCAAGGCCCTTTGCTGCCATCTTCATTAATAAACTGCACGCGTTGCCCAACCGGTTGCTCCGAATTCATGTACTGCTGTACAAAACTGTCTGTGACAATCACAGTGCGTTTATCTTCGGCGTTGTCTGAGTTGCTAAAAAGGCGGCCATCCA contains:
- a CDS encoding sigma-54-dependent transcriptional regulator, whose product is MNDPILILDDDEGIRHALSLLLLEEGYASLQASSPDQATQLLKRHTVSLLISDLNFTQDTTSAQEGLALIEQIRADDEHLPIIAITGWGSIEIAVKAMQLGANDFVQKPWENERLLTIIRTQLQLAKAHKRTQKLAVHNQLLQNELGVLSGLIAHSEPIKQVLSTLSQVAKSDVSVLLTGENGTGKSLFARYLHDLSPRKDEQLISVNMGAVSENLFESEMFGHIKGAFTDAKSHRIGRFELADEGSLFLDEIANTPYSQQAKLLRVLEERQFEKVGASKTQSVNIRLITATNANLDDAVHEGSFRKDLLYRINTVQVHIPPLRERQADILPLAQHFLRRSIDKYAAQGRVLTPQAQSALQAYHWPGNVRELAHLMERAHILAPTEQIDVTHLNLPSQQPRQSAVFTEGTEQEPLMTLAELEQKALERRMSHFQGDAVAAAHSLGLSRSTFYRRLNKTGK
- a CDS encoding sensor histidine kinase → MPKSASYESQLCYLYLASAVPLLFLLIITMLLTDISVWLVALCALLGVIVLTWSTLYIKQKVVYQLRTQTNLVEALAQGDYTLRAHTGAHENELTPLFNAINRLAERLSTQRWQSAESQQLVQTVLEHIDVAILAIDDQQTIALSNPAAQALFALDDTHTKQALPKALAAVSQLASGHSQVIELPVALQTKRYNVHAEKYLSEGKAYKLLFITDVHSLLRSEERHAWQRLIRVMSHEINNSLSPITSISQTLVKIVNKRCEPAIQAPLTENLNFIQHRASELSKFIESYNQLARLPEPERKTCSLHALIANCQKLFPQCEFNLLNAHDLSLCVDPVQFEQLFINLFKNACDAAEQANVNCQIEIDWQLINQQVRITICDNGTGIKNTDNLFVPFYSTKQQGSGIGLVLCQQIIEAHQGRLSLHNRQTQPGCCAVLALGYS
- a CDS encoding IS4 family transposase, with the translated sequence MRDITILHDMLRKNCPQIHARRLDSLMLATETLLDSNQLSLTELGRNMKGPVAAKHNIKRMDRLLGNTAMHNDRLAIYRFHARLICGANPMPILLVDWADVREQLRLMTLRASVSIQGRSMIVYERTFTFAQYNSPKSHQLFLDELASILPDKCIPLIVTDAGYRNTWFRQVDKKGWFWLGRVRGKVTYQHQNSEDWHVNQALYPSATPRGRYIGEVKLGRKSPISCHLHLYKAKQKGRTDRRSSKAGRHHTAQKSYRTGSKEPWLLATNLPAELFKPKRVVSLYAKRMQIEESFRDLKSPQYGMGLRHSKSRCPNRLDILLLLSLLATIILWWIGLYAQHSNWQRKFQANTIRDRAVLSTVRLGKEVRRRSDYVMTGKQLRWAIREYVRLIHLLGRPQL